From one bacterium genomic stretch:
- a CDS encoding type II toxin-antitoxin system HicA family toxin, with protein sequence MPRLPRVTSVEIIRVLEKIGFKLNRQNGSHRIYRNNNGQRVTIPFHSVKILHPKTLKSILDDAGLSPECFEQLLVDV encoded by the coding sequence ATGCCACGATTGCCTCGCGTCACATCGGTTGAAATAATCAGAGTGTTAGAAAAGATCGGTTTTAAACTAAATAGGCAAAATGGCAGTCATCGAATATATAGAAACAATAACGGCCAACGAGTAACAATTCCTTTCCACAGTGTGAAAATTCTTCATCCAAAGACATTAAAAAGCATTTTAGATGATGCAGGGCTGTCTCCTGAATGTTTTGAACAATTACTCGTTGACGTTTAA
- a CDS encoding response regulator, whose protein sequence is MALKVLVCDDERHIVRLIQVNLERQGWTVVVAYDGLEGLEKVKSENPDILVLDVMMPQMDGFEVLKSIRKDPNTRDLSVIMLTAKAQDADVFQGWQSGADLYLTKPFNPMELITFIKRIVSSKEDEDGSLYEL, encoded by the coding sequence ATGGCTCTTAAGGTTCTGGTTTGTGATGACGAACGACACATCGTACGATTGATTCAGGTCAACCTTGAAAGGCAAGGCTGGACAGTTGTTGTTGCGTATGATGGTTTAGAAGGACTAGAAAAAGTTAAGTCTGAGAACCCTGATATATTGGTTCTCGATGTAATGATGCCGCAGATGGACGGTTTTGAAGTCCTTAAATCAATTCGAAAAGATCCGAACACTCGCGATCTATCTGTAATCATGCTTACAGCAAAAGCTCAGGATGCTGATGTTTTTCAAGGATGGCAATCCGGAGCTGATCTTTATCTAACAAAGCCGTTCAACCCAATGGAATTGATTACGTTTATTAAGCGTATTGTCAGCTCCAAGGAAGACGAAGACGGATCCCTTTACGAACTTTAA
- a CDS encoding type II toxin-antitoxin system HicB family antitoxin translates to MKKYILPIIIEKDKDGYFVKCPSLQGCYSQGDTYEEALANIKDAISLHIQDRLANGEVIEIPELISVATLEVVA, encoded by the coding sequence ATGAAAAAATATATCCTTCCGATCATTATCGAAAAAGATAAAGACGGCTACTTTGTAAAATGCCCTTCTCTACAAGGTTGCTATTCTCAAGGTGATACCTATGAAGAGGCATTAGCCAATATCAAAGACGCTATCTCACTGCATATTCAAGATCGATTGGCTAATGGCGAAGTGATAGAAATTCCTGAATTGATAAGTGTAGCAACTCTTGAGGTTGTTGCCTGA